One Actinomycetota bacterium genomic region harbors:
- a CDS encoding bifunctional ADP-dependent NAD(P)H-hydrate dehydratase/NAD(P)H-hydrate epimerase: MPDLRCVPLLDAAAAHAGDEAAVAAGSSWAALMQRAGGHLARGIVATAGYGYGLRVAIVAGKGNNGGDGWAAARRLAAWGAQPRVVAVAGLDAELSDEASDQRRRFLSAG; the protein is encoded by the coding sequence ATGCCGGATCTGCGCTGCGTTCCGCTGCTGGACGCTGCCGCTGCCCACGCCGGTGACGAGGCGGCGGTCGCGGCCGGTTCGTCGTGGGCTGCGCTCATGCAACGGGCAGGGGGGCACCTGGCGCGCGGCATCGTGGCCACCGCCGGGTACGGGTACGGGTTGCGCGTCGCGATCGTGGCCGGGAAGGGCAACAACGGTGGTGACGGTTGGGCGGCGGCGCGCCGACTGGCCGCTTGGGGCGCCCAGCCGCGGGTGGTCGCGGTCGCGGGACTCGACGCTGAGCTCTCCGACGAGGCGAGCGACCAACGCCGCCGGTTTCTCAGCGCCGG
- a CDS encoding serine protease, which yields MPAAVVCVVVLALTGAPAFGHHTTQPATIQPGAAIVTDTGFCTLSWIFDGTGELAGKVYASTAAHCVDEVGQTVSLATTSLGRAQDAIGTVAFRGDPDEPGRDYAFIEIAADDRDRVSPALKGHPRIPTGVSSDYREGDLMQFSGHGVGFNLTSLTRQERVGVLNWTDGREHQIVGGVTPGDSGGPVANLSDGGTAFGIVATVGAGMDTSALTVVTAGEGGANLDWVLADAAARGFTVTLRTVKR from the coding sequence GTGCCAGCAGCGGTCGTGTGCGTGGTCGTCCTGGCCCTGACCGGCGCACCCGCGTTCGGGCACCACACGACCCAACCGGCCACGATCCAACCCGGCGCCGCGATCGTCACCGACACCGGGTTCTGCACTCTGAGCTGGATCTTCGACGGGACCGGGGAGCTGGCCGGCAAGGTGTACGCCAGCACCGCCGCGCACTGTGTGGACGAGGTCGGCCAGACCGTCAGTCTGGCGACGACCAGCCTCGGGCGAGCGCAGGATGCCATCGGCACGGTCGCGTTCCGCGGTGACCCCGACGAGCCGGGGCGCGACTACGCGTTCATCGAGATCGCCGCCGACGATCGCGACCGGGTCAGCCCGGCGTTGAAGGGCCACCCCCGCATCCCCACCGGCGTGTCGAGCGACTACCGCGAGGGTGATCTGATGCAGTTCTCCGGCCACGGGGTCGGGTTCAACCTCACGTCGCTCACCCGTCAGGAACGCGTCGGCGTGCTCAACTGGACCGACGGCCGCGAGCACCAGATCGTCGGCGGTGTCACACCCGGGGACTCCGGCGGTCCCGTCGCCAACCTGAGTGACGGCGGCACCGCGTTCGGGATCGTCGCCACGGTCGGGGCCGGGATGGACACGAGCGCGCTGACGGTGGTCACCGCCGGGGAGGGCGGCGCCAACCTCGACTGGGTCCTCGCCGACGCGGCCGCCCGCGGCTTCACCGTCACGCTCCGCACCGTCAAGAGGTGA